In a genomic window of Pseudoliparis swirei isolate HS2019 ecotype Mariana Trench chromosome 20, NWPU_hadal_v1, whole genome shotgun sequence:
- the LOC130211018 gene encoding succinate receptor 1-like, with amino-acid sequence MVLNCTEIDDVLERYYLSPCYGIEFCIGFPGNLLVILGYIFCLPKWQSCNIYLFSLAVSDLLFLCTLPRLSYLYANDRTETSPSACVVNRYLLHVNLYSSILFMVWLSMDRFLLIKHPTHNHCLLRPRTALILTALSWLAVNVEVAPMISLMVSDLQSGNWSRCKDFASLSGDINALGYSLGLTGYFLPLLGLCGFSYQIAHLLRVQERSVQRRAPSFKRPLRVAASAAVMFLVLYTPYHVLRNVRIVSRQAWAGLQLCTRKYIEGLYILTRPLAFLHSVINPVFYLLMGDKFRELLFAKLRKLVRMKQQQRQSA; translated from the exons ATG GTGCTCAATTGTACAGAGATTGACGACGTGCTGGAGAGGTACTACCTGTCACCATGTTATGGCATTGAGTTCTGCATTGGTTTCCCCGGCAACCTTTTGGTTATACTTGGCTACATATTTTGTTTGCCAAAGTGGCAGAGCTGCAATATCTACCTCTTCAGCCTGGCCGTCTCTGACCTTCTTTTCCTCTGCACACTGCCACGCCTCTCCTACCTCTATGCAAATGACCGAACGGAGACCAGTCCCTCCGCTTGTGTTGTCAACCGCTATCTCCTGCATGTCAATCTTTACTCATCCATCCTGTTCATGGTGTGGCTGAGCATGGACCGCTTCCTGCTCATTAAACACCCGACACATAACCACTGCCTGCTGCGGCCACGAACAGCCCTGATCCTGACAGCCCTGAGCTGGCTAGCAGTCAATGTGGAAGTCGCACCAATGATATCGCTGATGGTCAGCGACCTTCAGAGCGGAAACTGGAGTCGCTGCAAGGATTTCGCCAGCCTCAGCGGAGACATCAATGCATTGGGCTACAGCCTGGGGCTGACCGGTTACTTTCTCCCTCTGCTCGGACTTTGCGGTTTCTCCTACCAGATTGCACATCTGCTCCGTGTCCAGGAAAGGTCTGTGCAACGCAGGGCACCGTCGTTCAAGCGGCCTCTCAGGGTCGCGGCATCGGCCGCCGTCATGTTTCTGGTTCTCTACACTCCCTACCATGTTCTGAGAAATGTCAGGATAGTATCTCGGCAGGCCTGGGCCGGCCTGCAACTGTGCACGAGGAAGTATATAGAGGGCCTGTACATCTTGACCAGACCGCTGGCCTTCTTGCACAGTGTCATCAACCCCGTCTTCTACCTCCTCATGGGTGACAAGTTCAGAGAGCTGCTATTCGCTAAGCTCAGAAAGCTGGTCAGgatgaagcagcagcagagacaaTCAGCCTGA
- the aadac gene encoding arylacetamide deacetylase isoform X3, producing the protein MRFGSIIVIVALCSFTAYYIYEPIPEEIEERWKLMLTNSFFRSLSHLADLSELLGLKDYMGVMYFITLAEKVVPESDEHIEVTEETFDGVEVVLYQPKQTGGDTELSRAVIYLHGGGWCLGSSRMSPYDLLARTLVAELDAVVLSVEYRLAPAHHFPVPYEDVYRVVKHFLQKGVLAKYSVDPGRIAVSGDSAGGNLAAAVSQQLQKDPGQQVHLKAQALIYPVLQALDLNTPSYQQNQDMPILPRTLMVRFWSEYFTSDKALFRAMMANTHNNPESSSLLKFVNWSAFLPETYHRKYNYSAPAVVQGVGGEGVGMEGLAQSLADPRASPLLVPDSALRSLPKAYILTCSTSAD; encoded by the exons ATGAGGTTCGGAAGCATCATTGTCATCGTCGCTCTCTGCTCTTTTACCGCGTATTATATTTATGAGCCCATTCCTGAGGAAATAGAGGAGAGATGGAAACTCATGCTGACCAACTCTTTCTTCAGAAGTCTCAGCCACCTG GCGGACCTCAGTGAATTACTGGGGCTGAAGGACTACATGGGGGTGATGTACTTCATCACTCTGGCTGAGAAGGTAGTGCCGGAGTCTGACGAGCATATCGAGGTGACGGAGGAGACCTTTGATGGAGTGGAGGTGGTGCTGTACCAGCCGAAGCAGACAGGCGGTGACACTGAGCTCAGTCGAGCTGTCATTTACCTGCACGGTGGAGGGTGGTGCCTGGGTAGTTCCC GGATGAGTCCATATGATCTGCTGGCCAGAACACTTGTTGCCGAGCTCGACGCAGTGGTTCTGTCTGTAGA GTACAGACTTGCCCCTGCTCACCACTTCCCAGTCCCATATGAGGACGTATACCGTGTGGTCAAACACTTCCTCCAGAAGGGGGTGCTGGCCAAGTACTCTGTGGACCCGGGACGCATCGCTGTGTCTGGGGACAGTGCTGGAGGGAACCTGGCAGCTGCCGTCTCGCAGCAG TTACAAAAAGATCCTGGACAGCAGGTCCATTTGAAGGCCCAAGCACTCATCTACCCTGTTCTGCAGGCTCTGGACCTCAACACACCTTCATATCAGCAAAATCAGGACATGCCCATTCTGCCCCGCACCCTCATGGTCCGTTTCTGGAGCGAGTACTTCACCAGCGACAAGGCCCTTTTCAGAGCCATGATGGCCAACACTCACAACAACCCTGAGTCTTCTAGCCTGCTCAAGTTTGTCAACTGGAGCGCCTTTCTGCCAGAAACATATCATAGAAAATACAACTATAGTGCTCCTGCTGTGGTGCAGGGAGTCGGAGGAGAGGGCGTCGGCATGGAGGGACTCGCTCAATCTCTTGCCGACCCCAGGGCTTCCCCCCTGCTGGTTCCAGACTCTGCCTTGCGCTCTCTGCCCAAGGCCTACATCCTCACAT GTTCAACTTCAGCTGATTAA
- the aadac gene encoding arylacetamide deacetylase isoform X2 — MRFGSIIVIVALCSFTAYYIYEPIPEEIEERWKLMLTNSFFRSLSHLADLSELLGLKDYMGVMYFITLAEKVVPESDEHIEVTEETFDGVEVVLYQPKQTGGDTELSRAVIYLHGGGWCLGSSRMSPYDLLARTLVAELDAVVLSVEYRLAPAHHFPVPYEDVYRVVKHFLQKGVLAKYSVDPGRIAVSGDSAGGNLAAAVSQQLQKDPGQQVHLKAQALIYPVLQALDLNTPSYQQNQDMPILPRTLMVRFWSEYFTSDKALFRAMMANTHNNPESSSLLKFVNWSAFLPETYHRKYNYSAPAVVQGVGGEGVGMEGLAQSLADPRASPLLVPDSALRSLPKAYILTFAVIDLQHIGASKVGAARHIRLHGIANVDKSGTHYQRRSVTGRAMRERSGVQDSFIIFVVF, encoded by the exons ATGAGGTTCGGAAGCATCATTGTCATCGTCGCTCTCTGCTCTTTTACCGCGTATTATATTTATGAGCCCATTCCTGAGGAAATAGAGGAGAGATGGAAACTCATGCTGACCAACTCTTTCTTCAGAAGTCTCAGCCACCTG GCGGACCTCAGTGAATTACTGGGGCTGAAGGACTACATGGGGGTGATGTACTTCATCACTCTGGCTGAGAAGGTAGTGCCGGAGTCTGACGAGCATATCGAGGTGACGGAGGAGACCTTTGATGGAGTGGAGGTGGTGCTGTACCAGCCGAAGCAGACAGGCGGTGACACTGAGCTCAGTCGAGCTGTCATTTACCTGCACGGTGGAGGGTGGTGCCTGGGTAGTTCCC GGATGAGTCCATATGATCTGCTGGCCAGAACACTTGTTGCCGAGCTCGACGCAGTGGTTCTGTCTGTAGA GTACAGACTTGCCCCTGCTCACCACTTCCCAGTCCCATATGAGGACGTATACCGTGTGGTCAAACACTTCCTCCAGAAGGGGGTGCTGGCCAAGTACTCTGTGGACCCGGGACGCATCGCTGTGTCTGGGGACAGTGCTGGAGGGAACCTGGCAGCTGCCGTCTCGCAGCAG TTACAAAAAGATCCTGGACAGCAGGTCCATTTGAAGGCCCAAGCACTCATCTACCCTGTTCTGCAGGCTCTGGACCTCAACACACCTTCATATCAGCAAAATCAGGACATGCCCATTCTGCCCCGCACCCTCATGGTCCGTTTCTGGAGCGAGTACTTCACCAGCGACAAGGCCCTTTTCAGAGCCATGATGGCCAACACTCACAACAACCCTGAGTCTTCTAGCCTGCTCAAGTTTGTCAACTGGAGCGCCTTTCTGCCAGAAACATATCATAGAAAATACAACTATAGTGCTCCTGCTGTGGTGCAGGGAGTCGGAGGAGAGGGCGTCGGCATGGAGGGACTCGCTCAATCTCTTGCCGACCCCAGGGCTTCCCCCCTGCTGGTTCCAGACTCTGCCTTGCGCTCTCTGCCCAAGGCCTACATCCTCACAT TTGCTGTAATAGATCTCCAGCACATCGGTGCATCGAAGGTCGGAGCTGCACGACACATTAGACTGCACGGGATTGCCAATGTCGACAAGTCGGGAACACACTACCAGAGAAGAAGCGTAACCGGCAGAGCCATGAGGGAGAGATCTGGCGTCCAGGATTCATTCATCATATTTGTGGTATTTTAG
- the aadac gene encoding arylacetamide deacetylase isoform X1, which produces MRFGSIIVIVALCSFTAYYIYEPIPEEIEERWKLMLTNSFFRSLSHLADLSELLGLKDYMGVMYFITLAEKVVPESDEHIEVTEETFDGVEVVLYQPKQTGGDTELSRAVIYLHGGGWCLGSSRMSPYDLLARTLVAELDAVVLSVEYRLAPAHHFPVPYEDVYRVVKHFLQKGVLAKYSVDPGRIAVSGDSAGGNLAAAVSQQLQKDPGQQVHLKAQALIYPVLQALDLNTPSYQQNQDMPILPRTLMVRFWSEYFTSDKALFRAMMANTHNNPESSSLLKFVNWSAFLPETYHRKYNYSAPAVVQGVGGEGVGMEGLAQSLADPRASPLLVPDSALRSLPKAYILTCEYDVLRDDGIMYVTRLRSAGVEVTHEHYDTGFHGGLMFTVWPTDFLIARRMTNNYIKWLEENL; this is translated from the exons ATGAGGTTCGGAAGCATCATTGTCATCGTCGCTCTCTGCTCTTTTACCGCGTATTATATTTATGAGCCCATTCCTGAGGAAATAGAGGAGAGATGGAAACTCATGCTGACCAACTCTTTCTTCAGAAGTCTCAGCCACCTG GCGGACCTCAGTGAATTACTGGGGCTGAAGGACTACATGGGGGTGATGTACTTCATCACTCTGGCTGAGAAGGTAGTGCCGGAGTCTGACGAGCATATCGAGGTGACGGAGGAGACCTTTGATGGAGTGGAGGTGGTGCTGTACCAGCCGAAGCAGACAGGCGGTGACACTGAGCTCAGTCGAGCTGTCATTTACCTGCACGGTGGAGGGTGGTGCCTGGGTAGTTCCC GGATGAGTCCATATGATCTGCTGGCCAGAACACTTGTTGCCGAGCTCGACGCAGTGGTTCTGTCTGTAGA GTACAGACTTGCCCCTGCTCACCACTTCCCAGTCCCATATGAGGACGTATACCGTGTGGTCAAACACTTCCTCCAGAAGGGGGTGCTGGCCAAGTACTCTGTGGACCCGGGACGCATCGCTGTGTCTGGGGACAGTGCTGGAGGGAACCTGGCAGCTGCCGTCTCGCAGCAG TTACAAAAAGATCCTGGACAGCAGGTCCATTTGAAGGCCCAAGCACTCATCTACCCTGTTCTGCAGGCTCTGGACCTCAACACACCTTCATATCAGCAAAATCAGGACATGCCCATTCTGCCCCGCACCCTCATGGTCCGTTTCTGGAGCGAGTACTTCACCAGCGACAAGGCCCTTTTCAGAGCCATGATGGCCAACACTCACAACAACCCTGAGTCTTCTAGCCTGCTCAAGTTTGTCAACTGGAGCGCCTTTCTGCCAGAAACATATCATAGAAAATACAACTATAGTGCTCCTGCTGTGGTGCAGGGAGTCGGAGGAGAGGGCGTCGGCATGGAGGGACTCGCTCAATCTCTTGCCGACCCCAGGGCTTCCCCCCTGCTGGTTCCAGACTCTGCCTTGCGCTCTCTGCCCAAGGCCTACATCCTCACATGTGAGTATGATGTTCTCCGAGATGATGGGATCATGTATGTCACGCGGCTCCGTTCTGCTGGTGTCGAGGTGACGCACGAACACTACGACACAGGATTTCACGGAGGGTTGATGTTCACCGTGTGGCCGACCGACTTCCTGATCGCACGTCGCATGACCAACAACTATATCAAATGGCTAGAGGAAAACttgtaa